In Synechococcus sp. Nb3U1, one DNA window encodes the following:
- a CDS encoding phosphomannose isomerase type II C-terminal cupin domain: MLQALSEPSTPTLELLPSTAPKAEIRPWGAFLVLEEGPMYKIKRLEVKPGHRLSLQMHYHRSEHWIVVLGTARVTCGDEVVLLTSNQSTYIPPCTRHRLENPGTIPLVLIEVQNGQYLGEDDIVRFQDDYAR; the protein is encoded by the coding sequence ATGCTGCAAGCCTTGAGTGAACCTTCCACCCCAACTTTAGAACTTTTGCCCTCCACTGCTCCCAAAGCTGAGATTCGCCCCTGGGGAGCATTTCTGGTTTTGGAGGAAGGCCCCATGTACAAAATCAAGCGTCTTGAAGTCAAGCCAGGCCATCGTCTCAGCCTGCAGATGCACTATCACCGCAGCGAACACTGGATTGTTGTACTGGGCACGGCCCGTGTCACCTGCGGCGATGAAGTGGTGCTGCTCACCTCCAACCAATCCACCTATATTCCTCCCTGCACCCGGCACCGTCTGGAGAACCCCGGCACCATCCCCTTGGTTCTGATCGAGGTGCAAAATGGCCAATACCTGGGAGAAGACGACATTGTTCGCTTTCAGGATGACTATGCCCGCTAA
- the rlmD gene encoding 23S rRNA (uracil(1939)-C(5))-methyltransferase RlmD: MTVPSLSHSPSQAKPGDILSLQITGLTPQGDGIGHTDGPGEGQVIFVSQGIPGDLVDVQVIEARRNYLIGRIQSVQVPSPERVRPACIVADKCGGCQWQHVSYAMQLATKQQILTDALQRIGGIPLPEPVPILGSPQPLRYRNKVTYPIAKSEGQPLRMGYYQTGSHRLVNLNQCPVQDERLDVFLRDIKWDLQETGWSVYEEGRHQGHLRHLGLRIGRRTREVLLTLVSCSRRLPQLETWAQQWLDRYPDLVGVCLNLNPARTNAIFGPQTEVIAGRGALREEFAGLSLWIDSTSFFQVNTEQAEAFFTWIADQLNLQGQETILDAYCGIGTFTLLLAQRAKRVMGVESLPEAVLQARHNAQFNGMTSAQFFEGTVEQVLPTLPPADIVVLDPPRRGCDRQVLDTLLLRHPQRLVYISCHPATLARDLQILLAEGSYRLTQWRAADFFPQTGHVEGVAFLERA; this comes from the coding sequence ATGACTGTCCCCTCTCTTTCCCATTCTCCATCTCAGGCCAAACCAGGAGACATCCTCTCGCTACAGATCACCGGGCTAACCCCCCAAGGAGACGGCATTGGCCACACCGACGGCCCCGGAGAGGGGCAGGTGATCTTCGTCTCCCAAGGGATCCCTGGGGATCTTGTGGATGTGCAGGTGATCGAAGCTAGACGCAATTACCTGATTGGGCGGATCCAATCGGTTCAGGTTCCTTCCCCAGAGCGGGTACGACCGGCCTGTATTGTGGCGGATAAATGCGGCGGCTGTCAGTGGCAGCATGTGAGCTACGCCATGCAGTTGGCCACCAAACAGCAGATCTTGACCGATGCCCTCCAACGCATTGGAGGGATCCCTCTGCCCGAACCGGTGCCCATTTTGGGATCCCCGCAACCGCTTCGCTACCGCAACAAAGTCACCTATCCCATCGCCAAATCGGAAGGCCAACCGTTGCGCATGGGCTACTACCAAACCGGCAGCCACCGCCTAGTCAACCTCAACCAATGTCCTGTCCAGGACGAACGGCTGGATGTGTTCCTCAGGGACATCAAGTGGGATCTGCAGGAAACAGGTTGGAGTGTCTACGAGGAAGGTCGGCATCAAGGACACCTGCGCCATTTGGGTTTGCGCATCGGTCGTCGGACCCGCGAGGTGCTGCTGACGTTGGTGAGCTGCAGTCGTCGGCTTCCCCAGTTGGAAACTTGGGCACAGCAGTGGCTGGATCGCTATCCCGACTTGGTGGGGGTTTGCCTCAATCTCAACCCCGCTCGTACCAATGCCATTTTTGGCCCGCAAACCGAAGTGATTGCCGGTCGGGGTGCCCTGCGGGAAGAATTTGCCGGGTTGTCCCTCTGGATCGACAGCACTTCTTTCTTTCAGGTGAATACCGAGCAAGCGGAAGCCTTTTTTACTTGGATTGCCGATCAACTGAACCTACAAGGGCAAGAAACCATCCTCGATGCCTACTGCGGTATTGGCACCTTCACTTTGTTATTGGCGCAACGGGCCAAACGGGTGATGGGGGTGGAATCTTTACCAGAAGCTGTACTCCAGGCTCGCCACAACGCCCAATTCAACGGCATGACCTCGGCGCAATTTTTTGAGGGCACCGTCGAACAGGTACTGCCCACCTTGCCACCCGCCGACATTGTGGTGCTGGATCCCCCTCGGCGGGGCTGTGATCGCCAAGTGCTGGATACCTTATTGCTTCGACATCCCCAACGGCTCGTCTACATCAGTTGTCATCCGGCCACGCTAGCCCGTGACCTGCAGATTCTCCTTGCAGAGGGATCCTATCGACTGACCCAATGGCGGGCGGCCGACTTTTTTCCCCAAACAGGGCATGTGGAGGGGGTTGCCTTTTTGGAGCGGGCATGA
- a CDS encoding NAD-dependent epimerase/dehydratase family protein yields the protein MAKILVTGGAGMIGSNLVKRLVAEDHDVFVVDNLWRGKIDHLKNEAGKFVIPLEERFFLRDLAIPEIIDGLVGQVEYVIHLADIVAGIDYVFAHQGEIFRKNIVINSNVIHSIRKNRRSIKGFIYTGTACSFPSSLQKDIESRPLREEDLYPAQPESAYGWSKLIGNYETELLEKETQIPCSILMLHNVYGTPCDIGPRRQVIPSLITKAIRFPREPFIVWGSGSQGRAFVHVDDVVDAIVLTLEKGLGRGTIQIGPSSCTTIQALAEMIVSISGKDIKIIYDTTQPEGDRARRADYRKARDILGWDPKIPLRQGLEDQYRWIEQHMKRRQWVIPLMYKLAS from the coding sequence ATGGCTAAAATTCTGGTCACTGGCGGTGCCGGGATGATTGGCTCTAACCTTGTTAAACGGTTGGTGGCTGAAGACCACGATGTTTTTGTGGTGGATAACCTCTGGAGAGGCAAGATAGATCATCTAAAAAACGAGGCGGGGAAATTCGTAATTCCCTTAGAAGAAAGGTTCTTCCTGCGTGATCTCGCCATCCCAGAAATAATCGACGGTCTTGTCGGTCAAGTTGAGTACGTCATTCACTTGGCTGATATTGTGGCAGGCATAGACTATGTTTTTGCCCATCAGGGAGAAATTTTCAGAAAAAACATTGTTATAAACTCAAATGTGATTCACTCAATCAGGAAGAATCGCAGATCCATAAAAGGATTTATCTATACCGGCACGGCCTGTAGCTTCCCATCGTCCTTACAGAAGGATATCGAATCAAGGCCTCTACGGGAGGAAGACCTATACCCCGCGCAGCCTGAGTCTGCCTATGGATGGAGCAAGTTGATTGGCAACTATGAGACAGAGCTATTGGAAAAAGAAACTCAAATTCCCTGCTCGATCCTCATGCTACACAATGTCTATGGAACCCCCTGTGATATTGGCCCACGTCGGCAAGTCATCCCATCCTTGATCACCAAAGCCATCCGGTTTCCAAGAGAACCCTTTATCGTTTGGGGCAGTGGATCCCAAGGTAGAGCCTTTGTCCATGTTGATGATGTTGTAGATGCGATTGTGCTGACTTTAGAAAAAGGCCTAGGGCGAGGGACAATCCAAATCGGGCCATCCTCCTGCACCACCATTCAAGCGCTGGCTGAAATGATTGTCAGCATTTCTGGCAAAGACATTAAGATTATCTACGACACTACACAACCGGAGGGAGATAGGGCGCGCAGAGCTGACTATCGCAAAGCCAGAGACATTTTAGGCTGGGATCCGAAAATTCCTCTCCGGCAAGGGCTTGAGGATCAATATCGATGGATTGAGCAGCACATGAAACGACGACAATGGGTGATTCCTCTCATGTACAAACTGGCTTCGTAA
- a CDS encoding WecB/TagA/CpsF family glycosyltransferase yields the protein MGNFFNVSIEFDRDKVNETIFSAILNKQKGYVCSIESNNLSIANINSEYNTIINRSLVNICDGSVLAKILACIHQQNFDSYIGAELFLSFIELRTFKQYFLGNTQEVLDSLRENLSKIDPAIRKMRFCPLPFADVEMFDYAAIAKDINAEQPDIIWVSLGAPKQEIFMHKLLPYLDQGVMFGFGAIFNFNAHTGSVKRAPKWMLRWRLEWLYRAYEEPRKNIPRYVRFLCLLPRLVWQEYRSLREQQRLTP from the coding sequence ATGGGCAATTTCTTTAATGTCAGCATTGAATTTGATCGAGACAAAGTTAATGAGACCATTTTCTCTGCAATCTTGAATAAGCAAAAAGGCTATGTCTGCTCTATTGAAAGCAATAACCTCTCTATTGCCAATATCAATTCTGAATATAATACGATAATTAACAGATCTTTGGTCAATATATGTGATGGCTCCGTGTTGGCTAAGATCCTTGCCTGTATTCACCAACAAAACTTTGATTCATATATAGGTGCAGAGCTGTTTCTGAGTTTTATTGAATTACGCACCTTCAAACAATATTTCCTGGGAAACACACAAGAGGTCTTGGACAGCCTGCGAGAGAACCTTTCCAAGATCGATCCTGCCATTCGAAAAATGAGATTTTGCCCGTTGCCTTTCGCAGATGTGGAAATGTTTGACTATGCTGCCATTGCCAAAGATATCAATGCCGAACAACCCGATATTATCTGGGTTTCTCTTGGGGCTCCCAAGCAGGAAATCTTCATGCACAAGCTACTTCCTTATCTCGATCAAGGAGTGATGTTTGGTTTTGGTGCGATCTTCAACTTCAATGCTCACACCGGAAGCGTGAAACGCGCCCCCAAGTGGATGTTGAGGTGGAGACTGGAGTGGCTGTATCGAGCCTACGAAGAACCTCGGAAGAATATTCCCAGATACGTTCGTTTCCTTTGTCTCCTACCCCGCTTGGTTTGGCAGGAATATCGGAGCCTTAGGGAGCAGCAGCGTTTAACCCCCTAA
- a CDS encoding DUF3727 domain-containing protein translates to MNESHETLVLRDEQDQLLKCEILRQVVVEDQTYALVTPVDAVIKVLVWEGEEEPSQPVNGDADMEGILDEPDPEELQAAMPTIQAVLGELNLTLQQNGFDILTIQGELPAVEDEDVLEIGESDEDAQEFQLLATFFYKEQKYGIFTPLDPILIYAALPEEGDPYLLTPDDPPELFDQLYALLLDLDEEVEDEDED, encoded by the coding sequence ATGAATGAATCCCATGAGACCTTGGTGCTCCGCGACGAGCAAGATCAGCTCCTCAAGTGCGAGATCTTGAGGCAGGTTGTAGTCGAGGATCAAACCTATGCCCTGGTCACTCCTGTCGATGCCGTAATCAAAGTGTTGGTGTGGGAAGGGGAAGAAGAACCCAGCCAACCCGTGAACGGAGATGCCGATATGGAAGGGATCCTGGATGAACCGGATCCAGAGGAGTTACAGGCGGCGATGCCCACAATCCAGGCTGTCTTGGGGGAGTTGAACTTAACCTTGCAGCAAAATGGCTTTGATATCCTCACGATCCAAGGGGAGTTGCCCGCAGTCGAAGATGAAGACGTGCTGGAAATCGGCGAAAGCGACGAAGATGCCCAAGAGTTTCAGCTGCTGGCCACATTCTTCTACAAAGAGCAGAAGTACGGCATTTTTACCCCTCTCGACCCGATTTTGATCTACGCCGCCCTGCCGGAGGAAGGGGATCCCTATCTGTTGACCCCAGATGACCCACCGGAACTGTTCGACCAGCTTTATGCTCTATTGCTGGATCTCGATGAAGAAGTGGAGGACGAAGACGAAGATTAG
- a CDS encoding gas vesicle protein GvpG yields MVWQLLTWPAQSLFWLAGQIQERAEAQLDNKENLQKELTALQIQLDLGEIDEAAYTEREEEILLALEALAEAERQAEAETEPEDAEDEPETDP; encoded by the coding sequence ATGGTCTGGCAATTGTTGACGTGGCCTGCCCAGAGTTTGTTTTGGCTGGCGGGGCAAATTCAAGAACGCGCCGAGGCCCAACTGGATAACAAAGAAAATCTGCAAAAAGAACTCACCGCCCTGCAAATCCAACTGGATCTGGGGGAGATTGACGAAGCCGCCTACACCGAGCGGGAAGAAGAAATTCTGCTGGCCCTAGAAGCCCTAGCCGAGGCGGAACGGCAAGCCGAAGCAGAAACTGAACCTGAAGATGCCGAGGATGAACCCGAAACGGATCCCTGA
- the glpD gene encoding glycerol-3-phosphate dehydrogenase, translated as MSLDPPSTSPYVPRSGRIPVHRSYDLVVIGGGINGAGVARDAALRGLSTLLLDKGDFGGGTTSWSTRLIHGGLRYLETFEFALVRESLREREILLRTAPHLVRPLQLTIPIYRQGQRPPWQIQAGMTLYDLLSFDKSLPNHRMLSAAAFRQLFPQVDAQDLLGAAQYYDGQVVYAERLCLETVLSAQQAGATVVNYAQVTHIEAGPNGIHTLQGQDPITGVPFRLTGLETAIVVATAGPWLDSLLGSLRPGYKPLIGGTKGSHILVEPFPGSPASALYVEAKSDGRPLFVVPWGWENSLLLIGTTDLPYKGDLDTVRATPEEIDYLLQEVNQLFPNAQLTRAQIRFTYSGVRPLPHSQGLKPGQITRSHILKDHASEGIPNLISLIGGKLTTFRQVGQDCVDQVLRKLGKPIPPCPTPTQPFPGAIHPQDPRIAEALRTYAPLLPARTLHHLFTLYGSRALQVLELVAANPDLAESIAPPGPDIAAQLIFALQTEMAQTLVDLLLRRTTVGIQAYPCQEPMPHILRILRNHAGWDEQRCQTEVANYRAYLASHC; from the coding sequence ATGTCATTGGATCCCCCATCCACATCCCCTTATGTACCCAGATCTGGACGGATCCCGGTGCACCGATCCTACGACCTGGTGGTCATCGGCGGAGGCATCAATGGAGCTGGAGTGGCGCGAGATGCAGCCCTGAGGGGGTTGAGCACCCTCCTATTGGACAAAGGGGATTTTGGTGGCGGCACCACCAGTTGGTCGACCCGCCTGATTCATGGTGGCCTGCGTTATTTGGAGACTTTTGAGTTTGCTCTGGTGCGGGAATCGCTGCGGGAACGAGAAATTTTGCTGCGCACAGCTCCTCATTTGGTACGTCCCCTGCAACTAACCATTCCCATCTATCGGCAGGGGCAACGCCCACCTTGGCAAATTCAGGCTGGCATGACCCTGTACGACCTGCTCAGCTTTGACAAAAGTTTGCCCAACCACCGCATGCTCTCAGCGGCGGCTTTTCGGCAACTGTTTCCCCAAGTGGATGCCCAAGATTTGCTCGGGGCAGCGCAATACTACGACGGGCAGGTGGTCTATGCGGAGCGTCTGTGTCTAGAGACGGTACTCTCGGCCCAGCAAGCCGGGGCGACCGTGGTGAACTATGCCCAAGTGACCCACATTGAGGCTGGCCCCAACGGGATCCATACCCTACAGGGACAGGATCCCATCACAGGAGTGCCGTTTCGCCTAACCGGATTGGAAACTGCCATCGTGGTGGCCACGGCTGGCCCCTGGTTGGATTCGCTGTTGGGATCCCTGCGGCCTGGATATAAACCGTTGATTGGGGGTACGAAGGGTAGCCACATTTTGGTGGAACCGTTTCCCGGATCCCCCGCCAGCGCCCTGTACGTGGAGGCCAAGAGCGATGGCCGCCCCTTATTTGTGGTGCCCTGGGGATGGGAAAACTCGCTGCTGCTGATCGGCACTACCGACCTTCCCTACAAGGGCGATCTGGACACCGTGCGAGCTACCCCAGAAGAAATAGACTACCTCCTGCAGGAGGTCAATCAGCTTTTCCCCAATGCGCAACTCACTCGAGCCCAAATTCGCTTCACCTACTCTGGCGTTCGACCCCTCCCCCACAGCCAAGGTCTTAAACCCGGCCAGATCACCCGCAGCCACATCCTCAAGGATCACGCTTCAGAAGGGATCCCCAACTTGATCAGCCTGATCGGGGGCAAACTCACCACCTTTCGACAGGTGGGCCAAGACTGTGTGGATCAAGTCTTGCGCAAGCTGGGCAAACCCATTCCCCCCTGCCCTACCCCAACCCAGCCCTTTCCGGGCGCGATCCACCCTCAGGATCCACGTATCGCAGAAGCCCTACGCACCTATGCTCCCCTTCTCCCGGCCCGCACCCTGCATCACCTGTTTACCCTGTACGGATCCCGGGCTCTCCAGGTCTTGGAACTCGTGGCAGCCAACCCAGACTTAGCGGAGTCCATCGCCCCGCCCGGGCCAGATATTGCCGCCCAACTGATTTTTGCCCTTCAGACGGAAATGGCCCAAACCCTGGTGGATCTGCTGCTGCGGCGCACGACGGTCGGTATACAGGCATATCCTTGCCAAGAGCCCATGCCCCATATTTTGAGGATTCTGCGCAACCATGCGGGTTGGGATGAGCAGCGCTGCCAAACGGAAGTCGCCAACTACCGGGCTTATTTGGCATCCCACTGCTAG
- a CDS encoding family 10 glycosylhydrolase, with the protein MGRFWVGLGAVAALWCSSAVAGPLPEAVWGDPTCGLPEAERLEKQQLLEASLTDPQAAERYRALIGSHAQRLQACRAQTWPQTQAVWLRLYDTDALPGVLDEVLDRIVNRGYNQVFVETFYDGRVLLPEADNLTPWRSVLQEAVAAGILPADRDLLAEVIEKGHARGLQIHAWMFAMNFGYSYSERSERAPLLARNGLGETSIAQARFDPGLLIDGQAFYEDAYETEHLFVDPYHPQARQDLITAITAILARQPDGVLLDYIRFPTAVGADKWVSHPHELWIHAEASRTALLERMPTRRERELLQRYLQNGSLSGADVAQVDSQYGDEPLPSVMDRLRTHARRAQRYEAQFWQHSIDHALQGVIDFLAAVAKPVQAEGIPVAAVFFPGGNRIQNGAYDAKLQPWDRFPAGIERHPMSYAICGENNATCVADQVGEVIRKTPVGTPICPILAGTWGQPFGGHASLEIQMEALESRYPQLECVSHFVYSWMEPDSDRDRKFRLQSQTRGL; encoded by the coding sequence GTGGGGCGATTTTGGGTTGGGTTGGGTGCCGTGGCAGCCCTCTGGTGTAGCAGTGCTGTGGCAGGGCCTTTGCCGGAGGCGGTTTGGGGGGATCCCACCTGTGGCCTGCCGGAGGCAGAACGACTAGAGAAACAACAGCTCCTAGAAGCCAGCCTCACCGATCCCCAAGCTGCTGAGCGCTATCGGGCCTTGATCGGATCCCATGCCCAGCGACTGCAAGCTTGTCGAGCCCAAACTTGGCCGCAAACTCAGGCGGTGTGGCTGCGACTCTACGATACCGATGCGCTACCCGGCGTGCTAGACGAAGTTTTGGATCGGATTGTTAATCGAGGTTACAACCAGGTTTTTGTGGAAACCTTCTATGACGGGCGGGTGTTGTTGCCAGAAGCCGATAATCTTACCCCTTGGCGTTCGGTGCTACAGGAGGCGGTGGCTGCCGGGATCCTCCCCGCCGATAGGGATCTGCTGGCAGAGGTGATTGAGAAAGGTCATGCCAGAGGCTTGCAAATCCACGCTTGGATGTTCGCCATGAATTTTGGTTACAGCTACAGCGAACGCAGCGAACGTGCCCCTCTATTGGCCCGCAATGGCCTCGGCGAAACCAGCATTGCCCAGGCTCGCTTTGATCCGGGCCTGCTCATCGATGGGCAAGCCTTTTACGAAGATGCCTACGAAACTGAACATCTGTTCGTGGATCCTTATCATCCGCAAGCCCGCCAAGATTTGATCACGGCCATCACCGCCATCTTGGCCCGCCAACCGGACGGCGTCCTGCTCGACTACATTCGTTTCCCAACCGCCGTCGGAGCGGACAAATGGGTCAGCCACCCCCATGAACTGTGGATCCATGCTGAGGCCAGCCGCACAGCTCTTTTGGAGCGTATGCCCACCCGTCGGGAGCGAGAACTCTTGCAGCGCTATTTACAAAATGGATCCCTGTCTGGAGCCGATGTTGCCCAGGTGGATAGCCAGTATGGGGATGAACCGCTGCCGTCGGTGATGGATCGGTTGCGCACCCACGCTCGCCGTGCCCAGCGTTACGAAGCTCAGTTTTGGCAGCATTCCATAGACCATGCCCTGCAAGGGGTGATCGACTTTTTGGCCGCCGTTGCAAAGCCTGTGCAAGCGGAAGGGATCCCTGTGGCGGCTGTGTTTTTCCCCGGTGGCAACCGCATTCAAAATGGAGCTTATGATGCCAAGCTACAACCCTGGGATCGCTTTCCGGCAGGGATCGAGCGGCACCCGATGAGCTATGCCATTTGCGGAGAAAACAATGCTACTTGCGTTGCCGATCAAGTGGGAGAGGTGATCCGCAAAACGCCCGTGGGTACTCCCATTTGCCCGATTTTAGCTGGCACTTGGGGGCAACCCTTCGGGGGCCACGCCAGCCTGGAAATTCAGATGGAGGCCCTAGAATCTCGCTATCCTCAACTGGAGTGTGTGAGCCATTTCGTCTACTCCTGGATGGAGCCAGACTCGGATCGGGATCGCAAGTTCCGCCTGCAAAGCCAAACTCGGGGACTATAG
- a CDS encoding phytoene synthase, producing the protein MSPLDQSIALCRQITAKHAKTFYLGSLLLPRPKRHAIWAIYAWLRQTDELLDGLEASNTQVEITRSKLEHWGSHLEALFQGGEPQVPTDLALINAIQTYQLSIQPFRNMLLGQSMDLDTQRYATWEDLRLYCYRVAGVVGLMSSEIMGFVPGLDGTEEAVALGIAMQLTNILRDVGEDARRGRIYLPLEDLRRFNYSERDLFNYVIDERWIALMDYEIKRARQLYAQAEQGIRTLQPDSRWPVAASLMLYRQILNAIERNHYQVFRTRAYVSTLSKALALPVAWWRSNYYGY; encoded by the coding sequence ATGAGTCCGCTTGATCAATCCATCGCCCTCTGTCGCCAGATTACGGCCAAGCATGCCAAGACCTTTTATCTGGGATCCCTGTTGTTGCCCCGACCGAAGCGTCATGCCATTTGGGCCATTTATGCTTGGTTGCGGCAAACCGACGAACTGCTGGATGGTCTGGAAGCCAGCAATACGCAGGTGGAGATTACCCGCAGCAAACTGGAACACTGGGGATCCCATTTGGAAGCCTTGTTTCAGGGGGGCGAACCCCAGGTCCCCACAGATTTGGCCCTGATTAACGCCATCCAAACCTATCAGCTCTCGATTCAGCCCTTCCGGAACATGCTGTTGGGCCAGAGCATGGATTTAGATACCCAGCGCTACGCCACTTGGGAAGATCTACGCCTTTACTGCTACCGGGTGGCGGGGGTGGTGGGCCTGATGTCTTCTGAGATCATGGGCTTTGTGCCAGGTTTGGATGGCACTGAAGAGGCGGTGGCCTTGGGCATTGCCATGCAACTGACGAATATTTTGCGGGATGTGGGGGAAGATGCCCGGCGGGGACGGATTTATCTGCCCTTAGAAGATCTGCGCCGCTTCAACTACTCGGAGCGGGATCTGTTCAACTATGTGATCGACGAGCGCTGGATTGCCCTGATGGACTACGAGATCAAACGGGCCCGACAGCTCTACGCCCAAGCCGAACAAGGGATCCGTACCCTCCAGCCAGATTCCCGTTGGCCGGTGGCGGCTTCCTTGATGTTGTATCGACAAATCCTCAATGCAATTGAGCGCAATCACTACCAGGTGTTTCGCACCCGTGCCTATGTCTCCACCCTCAGTAAGGCTTTGGCACTGCCGGTGGCTTGGTGGCGCTCCAACTACTATGGCTACTGA
- the pds gene encoding 15-cis-phytoene desaturase, with protein MRVAIAGGGLAGLACAKYLCDAGYQPLLFERRDVLGGLVAAWKDADGDWIETGLHNFFGAYPNTLQLFKELGISDRLQWKQHALIFNQPDKPGTYSRFDLPDIPAPFNAIVGILRNNDMLTWGEKVKFAIGLIPAMIRGQGYVEQMDRYSLLEWLRRQGIDERVNTDIFIAVSKALAFINPDEISATVPLTALNRFLQQKDGSKIAYLDGAPPERLCQPMVDYIVARGGEVHLNMALQEISLNPDGSVRGFCFTREERTPSRLREGSAPIEITADAYVSALSVDPLKVLLPPQWQGIPYFQQLQELEGVAVISLQLWFDRKLTEIDHSLFSRSPLLSVYADMSNTCREYADPNRSMLELVLAPAAEWIDRSDEEILSATLEELKKLFPQHLSGPNPAQIRKWVVVKTPRSVYKAIPGRQQYRPSQATPIPNFFLAGSYTRQPFLGSMEGAILSGKWAAEAIVQGKGIPSVTSTTSSTPPTLTASSV; from the coding sequence ATGCGCGTTGCCATTGCTGGAGGAGGGCTAGCGGGGCTGGCCTGTGCCAAGTATCTCTGTGATGCCGGGTATCAACCGCTCCTCTTCGAACGGCGGGATGTGCTCGGGGGGCTGGTGGCCGCCTGGAAGGATGCTGACGGCGACTGGATCGAGACGGGGCTGCACAACTTTTTTGGGGCTTATCCTAATACCTTGCAACTGTTCAAGGAGCTGGGCATTTCCGACCGCCTGCAATGGAAACAACACGCCCTCATCTTTAACCAGCCGGACAAGCCCGGCACCTACTCCCGGTTTGACCTACCGGATATCCCTGCCCCCTTCAACGCTATCGTCGGCATTTTGCGCAACAACGACATGCTCACCTGGGGGGAAAAGGTGAAGTTTGCCATCGGTCTCATCCCAGCCATGATCCGAGGGCAAGGGTATGTGGAGCAGATGGATCGCTATAGTCTGTTGGAATGGCTACGGCGGCAGGGCATCGATGAGCGGGTGAATACCGATATTTTCATCGCTGTCTCTAAGGCGCTAGCCTTCATCAATCCCGACGAAATTTCCGCCACCGTTCCCCTAACGGCTCTGAATCGCTTTTTGCAGCAGAAGGATGGATCCAAAATTGCCTACCTAGACGGCGCCCCCCCCGAGCGGTTGTGCCAGCCGATGGTGGATTACATTGTGGCCCGTGGCGGCGAAGTGCATCTTAATATGGCTTTGCAGGAGATCTCCCTCAACCCGGATGGGAGCGTGCGGGGATTTTGCTTTACCCGAGAGGAGAGGACTCCGTCCCGCTTGCGCGAGGGATCCGCACCGATTGAAATCACTGCCGATGCCTACGTCTCTGCTCTTTCGGTGGATCCCCTCAAGGTGTTGTTGCCCCCTCAGTGGCAAGGGATCCCATATTTTCAGCAGTTGCAGGAACTGGAAGGGGTAGCGGTGATCAGCCTGCAACTTTGGTTTGACCGCAAGCTGACGGAGATTGACCACTCCCTGTTTTCCCGTTCCCCCTTGCTGAGTGTGTATGCCGACATGAGCAACACCTGCCGGGAATACGCCGACCCCAACCGTTCCATGCTGGAGTTGGTGCTGGCCCCCGCCGCCGAGTGGATCGACCGCAGCGATGAGGAGATCTTGTCCGCCACCCTCGAAGAGCTGAAAAAACTCTTCCCGCAACACTTGAGCGGCCCTAACCCGGCTCAAATTCGTAAGTGGGTAGTCGTCAAAACCCCTCGCTCGGTTTACAAAGCCATCCCCGGCAGACAGCAATACCGCCCCAGCCAGGCTACCCCGATCCCCAACTTCTTTTTGGCGGGCAGCTACACCCGGCAACCCTTCCTCGGCAGTATGGAGGGGGCCATCCTCTCCGGCAAATGGGCTGCTGAGGCCATTGTCCAAGGGAAAGGGATCCCATCGGTAACCTCCACTACATCCTCCACCCCTCCAACCCTTACGGCCTCCAGCGTTTAA